In a single window of the Tellurirhabdus bombi genome:
- the porX gene encoding T9SS response regulator signal transducer PorX: MQNYSILWADDEIDLLKPHILFLKNKGYQVTPVNSGADALEKVDEENFDLVFLDEMMPGMTGLETLQQIKQMRPNLPVVMITKSEEEHIMEEAIGSKIADYLIKPLNPNQILLSVKKILDNRRLVTERTNIGYQQDFRNLAMQYNDRIGHEEWADIYRKLIFWELELDGAQDRSMAEVFGMQKSEANATFCKFIMNNYEDWLNDPKADKPIMSHQLMRKKVFPLVEEGVGSPAGPLFFVLIDNLRYDQWKVIEPILTEFFTVEEESMYYSILPTTTAFARNSIFAGMMPSEMEKQTPDLWVNDENDEEGLNNNEDQFLKRQIDRARLNAKFSYNKIVNTNQGKALVDNFSNLMQNQLNVVVYNFVDMLSHARTDMAMIKELAPDERAYRSITRSWFLHSPLLEFIRKIAEKGGRLIITTDHGMIRVQKPAKIVGYRETNTNLRYKQGKNLGFDENHLFVCRKPERFFLPRINVSTAYVFTLEDYFFAYPNNYNYYVNYYRDTFQHGGVSLEEVIIPFVYLKAK; this comes from the coding sequence ATGCAAAACTATTCAATCCTCTGGGCCGACGATGAAATTGATTTACTGAAGCCCCATATACTTTTTCTTAAAAATAAAGGGTACCAAGTAACACCGGTTAATAGTGGAGCTGATGCACTGGAGAAAGTTGATGAAGAGAACTTTGACCTGGTTTTTCTGGACGAAATGATGCCGGGGATGACAGGCCTGGAAACGCTTCAGCAAATTAAGCAAATGCGGCCTAACCTGCCCGTGGTAATGATTACCAAGAGCGAAGAGGAACACATTATGGAGGAGGCAATCGGCTCTAAAATCGCTGATTATCTAATTAAGCCCCTGAATCCGAACCAAATACTTCTATCCGTCAAGAAAATATTAGACAATCGCCGCCTGGTTACGGAGCGTACCAACATCGGTTATCAGCAGGATTTCCGGAACCTGGCCATGCAGTATAACGACCGCATCGGGCATGAAGAATGGGCGGATATTTACCGAAAATTGATTTTCTGGGAACTGGAACTGGACGGAGCGCAGGATCGCAGCATGGCCGAGGTGTTTGGCATGCAGAAAAGCGAAGCCAACGCCACCTTCTGTAAGTTCATCATGAATAATTACGAGGACTGGCTCAACGATCCGAAGGCTGATAAACCCATTATGTCGCACCAGCTCATGCGGAAAAAAGTTTTTCCATTGGTGGAAGAAGGGGTGGGCTCGCCAGCGGGTCCGCTGTTTTTCGTACTGATCGATAACCTGCGTTATGACCAGTGGAAAGTAATCGAACCGATTCTGACTGAATTCTTTACGGTTGAAGAAGAGTCGATGTATTACTCTATTTTGCCCACGACAACGGCTTTTGCCCGGAATTCGATTTTTGCGGGAATGATGCCCAGCGAAATGGAAAAGCAGACGCCTGATCTTTGGGTGAACGATGAAAATGACGAGGAGGGGCTCAACAACAATGAAGACCAGTTTCTGAAACGGCAGATTGACCGGGCGCGCCTGAACGCTAAGTTTTCGTACAACAAGATTGTGAATACCAACCAGGGTAAAGCGCTGGTCGATAACTTCAGCAATCTGATGCAGAACCAGTTAAACGTGGTTGTGTATAACTTCGTGGATATGCTTTCGCACGCCCGAACGGATATGGCGATGATCAAAGAGCTGGCACCGGATGAGCGCGCATACCGCTCCATTACGCGGTCCTGGTTCTTGCACTCCCCACTGCTTGAATTTATTCGGAAGATCGCCGAGAAAGGTGGACGCCTGATTATCACCACCGACCACGGCATGATTCGGGTGCAGAAACCGGCTAAGATTGTGGGTTACCGCGAAACGAACACCAATTTACGGTACAAACAAGGCAAAAACCTGGGCTTCGACGAGAACCATTTGTTCGTGTGTCGCAAGCCGGAGCGGTTCTTCTTGCCCCGCATCAACGTGTCAACGGCCTATGTTTTCACGCTGGAGGATTACTTCTTCGCCTATCCCAATAACTACAATTATTACGTGAATTATTACCGTGATACGTTCCAGCACGGCGGTGTCTCGTTGGAAGAGGTAATTATTCCGTTTGTATACCTGAAAGCGAAATAA
- a CDS encoding transmembrane 220 family protein, which produces MRKWISIIFGLLFILFAVFQYNDPDPGLWISIYLFAAAACFMALSQAVKPWFYLIAGGIYLVAAYLQWPPVFEGFTLDELGMKTINIELARESGGLAICSLVMFVMAVLTRGGRARY; this is translated from the coding sequence ATGCGAAAATGGATTTCAATCATATTCGGTTTACTTTTTATTCTGTTTGCCGTATTTCAATACAACGACCCCGATCCGGGCCTTTGGATTTCTATTTATCTTTTTGCGGCGGCGGCCTGTTTCATGGCACTTTCGCAGGCCGTGAAGCCCTGGTTCTACCTCATTGCGGGCGGAATCTATCTAGTTGCTGCTTACCTGCAATGGCCGCCTGTCTTTGAAGGGTTTACCCTGGATGAACTGGGCATGAAAACAATAAATATTGAGCTGGCCCGCGAGTCAGGGGGGCTGGCAATTTGCAGTTTGGTCATGTTCGTTATGGCGGTATTAACCCGGGGAGGGAGAGCCAGGTATTGA
- a CDS encoding heavy metal-binding domain-containing protein, with product MLITTTPNIEGKRIIKYLGLANGEAIIGSNLIKDFLASVRDVVGGRSSAYEQALREAKGIAISEMIEQAQRLGANAIIAIDLDYQTVGNNGGLLMVSANGTAVVVE from the coding sequence ATGCTAATAACTACTACTCCTAACATCGAAGGTAAACGGATCATCAAATATTTAGGCTTGGCCAATGGTGAAGCAATTATAGGCTCTAATCTGATTAAAGACTTTCTGGCTAGTGTCCGCGATGTTGTCGGGGGGCGGTCGAGTGCTTATGAGCAAGCCCTCCGCGAAGCCAAAGGAATTGCTATCTCCGAAATGATTGAACAGGCGCAGCGATTAGGGGCAAACGCCATTATCGCCATTGATCTTGACTACCAGACCGTTGGCAATAATGGCGGTTTATTGATGGTGAGCGCGAACGGAACCGCTGTTGTGGTGGAGTAA
- the fsa gene encoding fructose-6-phosphate aldolase — MKFFIDTANLAEIREAQELGVLDGVTTNPSLMAKEGITGKANILHHYKAICDLVDGDVSAEVIGVTLHDMIREGEELAELDDKIVVKVPMIKEGVKALKYFSEKGIKTNCTLIFSAGQALLAAKAGATYVSPFVGRLDDISTDGIALIEQIVTIYRNYNYETEVLAASVRHPMHIIQCAEIGADVMTGPLSAITALLNHPLTDSGLAKFLADHQKAGAK, encoded by the coding sequence ATGAAATTTTTCATTGACACAGCCAACTTGGCTGAAATTCGCGAAGCTCAGGAATTAGGCGTCCTGGATGGCGTTACGACCAACCCTTCCCTAATGGCTAAAGAAGGCATTACGGGTAAAGCAAACATTTTGCACCACTACAAAGCCATCTGCGATCTAGTCGACGGCGATGTAAGTGCCGAAGTGATTGGCGTTACACTTCATGACATGATTCGTGAAGGCGAAGAACTCGCGGAGCTGGATGACAAAATTGTCGTGAAAGTCCCAATGATTAAAGAAGGCGTCAAGGCGCTGAAGTATTTTTCCGAGAAAGGCATTAAAACCAATTGCACCCTTATTTTCTCAGCGGGTCAGGCGCTCCTGGCTGCCAAAGCGGGCGCCACGTATGTGTCCCCTTTCGTGGGTCGTCTGGACGATATTTCGACCGATGGCATTGCCCTGATTGAGCAGATTGTTACCATCTACCGCAACTATAATTACGAGACGGAAGTTTTGGCGGCTTCGGTTCGTCACCCCATGCACATTATCCAATGCGCTGAAATTGGAGCGGATGTCATGACGGGACCCTTGAGCGCCATAACGGCCCTTCTGAATCACCCACTGACGGATAGCGGTCTGGCTAAATTTCTGGCCGATCACCAAAAAGCGGGCGCAAAATAA
- a CDS encoding TIGR02757 family protein, with protein MNYPLKDLLDQKVEQYNQPSFIEKDPISIPHRFTLKQDIEIMGFWAAVLAWGQRPVIIKKATELIQHMDGAPCDFILNHQDTDLRRFLAFKHRTFNATDALYFLHFFRQYYNQHESLEDAFLAGLSPDSSNVQPALETFHDRFCNYDFFPERTRKHIATPARNSSCKRLNMFLRWMVRQDLKGVDFGLWTRIQPRQLVIPIDVHVGRVARKLGLLTREQTDWKAAVELTEKLCLFDPNDPVKYDFALFGLGVEGEM; from the coding sequence ATGAATTACCCCCTAAAAGACCTGCTGGATCAGAAAGTTGAGCAGTATAATCAGCCTTCGTTTATTGAGAAAGACCCCATCAGTATTCCGCATCGGTTTACCCTAAAACAGGACATTGAAATTATGGGATTCTGGGCGGCGGTATTGGCCTGGGGCCAGCGTCCGGTCATCATCAAGAAAGCAACTGAGCTAATTCAGCACATGGATGGTGCCCCCTGCGATTTTATTTTAAATCATCAGGATACCGATCTAAGACGCTTTCTGGCTTTTAAGCACCGGACTTTCAACGCCACCGACGCGCTTTATTTTCTGCATTTTTTTCGGCAGTATTATAACCAGCACGAATCGCTCGAAGATGCCTTTCTGGCGGGCTTATCTCCGGACTCATCCAATGTTCAGCCGGCACTGGAAACCTTTCATGACCGTTTCTGCAACTACGATTTTTTCCCCGAACGAACCCGCAAGCACATTGCTACACCCGCCCGGAATTCGTCGTGCAAACGGCTCAATATGTTTCTGCGCTGGATGGTTCGGCAAGATCTAAAAGGCGTTGATTTTGGTTTGTGGACGCGGATTCAGCCACGTCAGTTGGTCATTCCCATCGATGTACACGTTGGTCGCGTAGCGCGCAAACTGGGTTTGCTTACCCGGGAGCAGACCGACTGGAAAGCGGCCGTTGAATTGACCGAAAAGCTCTGTTTGTTTGATCCAAATGACCCCGTGAAGTACGACTTTGCCTTATTTGGCTTAGGCGTTGAAGGTGAGATGTAA
- a CDS encoding sensor histidine kinase, which translates to MQWKDFHQQFHEFAVNSKKEPDLTSYVSLIRQYMGARLCCVIRQYNATLADLLYVSPTITIPGLFPFKIACAAPQNIALEALPRALQLYFQDTQRIYCFPLRHASMSGYILLAWDQSCPLSDEDINEALFFLQDKILLQMVSLQVADLKRQIASRFPAASEGLSELNNLSALYRINQQLLDEHNTLERKNEELAEVNREIESLISVIAHDLKSPLATINAIFQHLNTIPELSEEQRENIDYGMKTVRRGVDLINSIVFYNSLVYAEQPLQITEIELDDLIEALAAGYEVQARQKSIGLHLSMPSQPIVIHSDFELVVRILDNLISNALKFTPMGRNVYISVYQQADRCYIAIRDEGPGIQPNERAQLFKRFQRLSARPTNSESSSGLGLSIVKALADKLGATIDFTEAETGGSIFRLGLAMDEGRKSIPTEAATREQK; encoded by the coding sequence ATGCAGTGGAAAGATTTTCACCAACAATTCCACGAATTTGCTGTCAATTCGAAAAAAGAACCTGACTTGACTTCCTATGTGTCGTTAATCCGGCAATACATGGGTGCCCGACTATGCTGTGTTATCAGACAATATAACGCAACTTTAGCGGACCTGTTGTATGTGTCGCCAACCATTACGATACCGGGGCTTTTTCCTTTTAAAATTGCTTGTGCCGCTCCCCAGAATATCGCTCTGGAAGCGTTACCAAGGGCTTTGCAACTGTATTTCCAAGATACCCAACGCATCTATTGTTTTCCCCTTCGGCACGCTAGTATGAGCGGCTATATTTTACTGGCCTGGGATCAATCCTGTCCTTTATCAGACGAAGATATTAACGAAGCGTTGTTTTTTCTACAGGATAAGATCCTTTTACAGATGGTTTCGTTGCAAGTGGCCGATTTAAAACGCCAGATAGCGTCGCGTTTTCCGGCTGCTTCAGAAGGACTGTCAGAACTTAACAATCTTTCGGCCTTGTACCGGATTAACCAGCAACTTTTGGATGAGCATAATACGCTCGAACGAAAAAATGAGGAGCTAGCCGAGGTAAATCGCGAAATTGAAAGCCTGATCAGTGTGATCGCGCACGACCTGAAATCACCGCTTGCCACCATCAATGCCATTTTTCAACACCTGAATACTATCCCGGAATTGAGCGAAGAGCAGCGGGAAAACATCGATTATGGCATGAAGACCGTGCGGCGCGGCGTGGACCTGATCAATAGCATTGTATTTTACAATTCGCTGGTGTACGCCGAGCAACCCCTGCAAATTACAGAAATAGAGCTGGATGACCTGATCGAAGCGCTGGCAGCAGGTTACGAAGTACAGGCACGTCAAAAATCAATTGGTTTGCACCTGTCCATGCCAAGCCAGCCCATCGTTATTCATTCTGACTTTGAACTGGTGGTTCGGATTCTGGATAATCTGATTAGTAATGCGCTGAAATTCACACCGATGGGACGGAATGTATACATCAGTGTCTATCAGCAGGCGGATCGGTGTTACATTGCGATTCGGGACGAAGGCCCCGGCATTCAGCCCAACGAACGGGCGCAGCTTTTCAAACGCTTTCAGCGGCTGTCGGCCCGGCCAACCAACAGCGAAAGCTCGTCTGGATTGGGTTTGTCGATTGTCAAAGCGCTAGCGGATAAACTGGGCGCTACCATTGATTTCACGGAAGCTGAAACGGGAGGTAGCATTTTCCGCTTGGGTTTGGCGATGGATGAGGGGCGGAAATCAATTCCAACCGAAGCGGCTACCAGAGAACAGAAGTAG
- the kdsB gene encoding 3-deoxy-manno-octulosonate cytidylyltransferase: MKILGIIPARYASTRFPAKALATIAGKTMIQRVVEQAWQAETLSGVVVATDDERIASHVRSFGGEVVLTGTHHQSGTDRCFEALQKSGTTVDYVMNIQGDEPFIQPAQINLLASVLDGKTELATLVKVIDDAVTLSNPSTPKVVLNTRGEALYFSRQTIPYQRDKSPDEWLQHHQYYKHIGIYAYRSDVLAAITELPPSPLEKAEALEQLRWLENGYRIQAVVTEYDSHGIDTPEDLERVAERFL; the protein is encoded by the coding sequence GTGAAAATACTTGGAATTATTCCGGCGCGTTACGCATCAACCCGTTTTCCGGCCAAAGCCCTGGCCACTATTGCGGGCAAAACAATGATTCAGAGAGTAGTCGAACAGGCGTGGCAGGCAGAAACGCTCAGTGGCGTGGTGGTTGCCACGGACGACGAGCGCATTGCGAGTCACGTCCGGTCGTTTGGCGGCGAAGTGGTCCTGACGGGCACGCACCACCAAAGTGGAACGGACCGCTGCTTTGAGGCGCTCCAGAAAAGCGGCACTACAGTCGATTATGTGATGAATATCCAAGGCGATGAGCCGTTTATCCAACCCGCTCAGATTAACCTGCTGGCGTCGGTACTGGATGGAAAAACGGAATTAGCCACGTTGGTCAAAGTCATTGATGATGCCGTAACGCTGAGCAATCCGAGCACCCCGAAAGTGGTGTTGAATACGCGGGGGGAAGCCCTGTATTTCAGCCGACAAACCATTCCTTATCAGCGCGATAAGTCCCCCGACGAATGGCTACAGCACCACCAGTATTACAAACACATTGGTATCTATGCCTACCGAAGCGATGTGTTGGCGGCTATCACGGAGCTACCCCCGTCACCCCTCGAAAAAGCCGAGGCGCTGGAACAACTGCGCTGGCTGGAAAACGGCTATCGCATTCAGGCCGTGGTGACAGAATATGACAGCCACGGAATCGATACGCCGGAAGATCTGGAGCGCGTTGCCGAGCGATTTCTTTAA
- a CDS encoding lipocalin family protein, giving the protein MFAKPIQYRFSGWTFLLLLALPLWFGSCKKDKEEDGPGTVEGNWKVTSGKIDPSVSGFSDFVLIGNTYNQSTCLTDLTVSFKADGKLQLDNPASCDKINPKVIANATGIETNSAWVHTGDKLTLTTTDGVKQEYGVSVNNKTMQLTFSKDADWDNDGKPSNYNYTLVFTRQ; this is encoded by the coding sequence ATGTTCGCAAAACCTATCCAATACCGTTTTAGTGGCTGGACGTTTCTCCTTTTATTAGCACTCCCTCTCTGGTTTGGCAGTTGTAAGAAAGATAAAGAAGAAGATGGCCCCGGCACCGTGGAGGGAAATTGGAAAGTCACTTCGGGGAAAATTGACCCTAGTGTTTCGGGCTTTTCAGATTTTGTTCTAATAGGCAATACGTACAATCAATCGACGTGCCTGACGGACCTTACTGTTTCATTCAAAGCCGATGGGAAATTGCAATTAGATAATCCCGCTTCCTGCGATAAAATCAATCCAAAGGTCATTGCCAACGCAACCGGAATTGAGACGAACAGCGCTTGGGTTCATACAGGCGACAAACTGACGCTCACCACCACCGACGGGGTCAAGCAGGAATACGGCGTCTCGGTGAACAATAAAACGATGCAGTTAACCTTCAGCAAAGATGCTGACTGGGATAATGATGGTAAACCTTCCAACTATAATTATACCCTCGTTTTCACCCGCCAGTAA
- a CDS encoding LysM peptidoglycan-binding domain-containing protein, which produces MKHLLLVLLGGLTGLTATANAARPSSVRLDSIGVEKKDGKLFVLHRVGQGQTLYSLVRRYKTSIQNIRDANPGLNDNVRYDQLVRVPVTNLARKEEKAIEKAIKKEEKEHKKVEKDSKREEEEAKRTGKTVNPNSGIHQIEAGQTLYSLAARYGVSMDNLRKWNNLPADKVVSGQALIVSEKAWREREPSKAQLAATSKVEAAQAESPKTVSRPDSPKTERPAPPRQLAKNELPKPEREATARNDAPREETATAERRPETAPEPAAEPVEPRIIRPGDTGPLPNPGANARKISEIGIAEIIDENDNSNKYLALHRSAPIGTLVLVRNSMNNQGIWVKVIGRLPDTSINDRVIIKISARAFEKLSPADRRFRAEASYLAP; this is translated from the coding sequence ATGAAACACCTGCTGTTGGTTTTACTGGGTGGGCTGACTGGCCTGACCGCCACGGCCAACGCCGCTCGCCCTTCTTCCGTTCGCCTGGACTCCATCGGCGTCGAAAAAAAAGACGGGAAGCTTTTTGTACTCCACCGCGTTGGTCAGGGGCAAACCCTTTATTCGTTGGTTCGCCGCTATAAAACATCCATTCAGAACATTCGGGATGCTAATCCGGGCCTGAATGACAATGTACGCTACGACCAGCTTGTTCGTGTTCCGGTGACTAACCTGGCCCGCAAAGAAGAAAAGGCCATTGAGAAAGCCATTAAAAAAGAGGAAAAAGAACACAAGAAAGTTGAAAAAGATAGCAAGCGCGAAGAAGAAGAAGCCAAGCGTACCGGCAAAACGGTAAACCCCAACAGCGGCATTCACCAAATTGAAGCTGGACAGACGCTTTATAGCCTGGCGGCACGCTACGGTGTTTCCATGGATAACCTGCGCAAATGGAATAATTTACCGGCAGATAAGGTGGTATCTGGACAGGCGCTGATTGTCTCGGAAAAAGCCTGGCGTGAACGGGAACCGTCCAAAGCCCAGCTAGCTGCCACCTCGAAAGTGGAAGCGGCGCAGGCAGAATCGCCGAAGACCGTTTCCCGCCCTGATTCGCCCAAAACCGAACGTCCCGCCCCGCCCCGTCAACTGGCGAAAAACGAACTGCCCAAGCCAGAACGTGAAGCCACGGCCCGGAATGATGCCCCCCGCGAAGAAACAGCCACCGCTGAACGCCGCCCGGAAACAGCTCCGGAGCCTGCTGCCGAGCCTGTTGAACCACGCATCATTCGCCCCGGCGACACGGGTCCGCTTCCGAATCCGGGAGCCAATGCCCGTAAAATATCAGAAATTGGCATTGCGGAAATTATCGACGAAAACGATAATTCCAATAAATACCTGGCGTTGCACCGCTCAGCCCCCATCGGAACACTCGTGCTTGTTCGCAACTCGATGAACAACCAGGGTATCTGGGTTAAGGTAATTGGCCGACTGCCCGATACCAGCATCAATGATCGGGTAATTATTAAGATATCTGCCCGGGCCTTCGAGAAACTTTCTCCCGCCGACCGACGTTTCAGAGCAGAGGCCAGTTATTTAGCACCCTAA
- a CDS encoding cell division ATP-binding protein FtsE, with protein MFSNEPVLSLQNADIFQGTKIVLSDVTFDVHKGDFVFLIGRTGSGKSSLLKTLYADLWLQSGKGMVAGYALEKLKPKDVPYLRRKIGIVFQDFQLFMDRNVEDNLKFVLQATGWKDKTKMKNRISDVLMQVGLSAVNRKMPHQLSGGEQQRIVIARAMLNEPMFLIADEPTGNLDPVVSEQIMQVFQTIGNAGTAILMATHNYDFLKKYPARILKCEEGQVREQGL; from the coding sequence ATGTTTTCGAACGAACCGGTCCTTTCTCTCCAGAACGCTGATATTTTTCAGGGCACCAAGATTGTCCTGTCCGATGTAACGTTTGACGTCCACAAGGGCGATTTTGTGTTTTTGATTGGCCGGACAGGGAGCGGAAAAAGTTCGCTGCTGAAAACGCTTTACGCAGACCTGTGGCTCCAATCGGGTAAAGGAATGGTGGCTGGGTATGCGCTGGAAAAACTGAAGCCCAAAGACGTTCCTTACCTGCGCCGCAAGATTGGCATTGTCTTTCAGGATTTTCAGTTGTTCATGGATCGGAACGTGGAAGACAACCTCAAGTTTGTGTTGCAGGCCACGGGCTGGAAAGACAAAACGAAAATGAAAAACCGCATCTCGGATGTCTTGATGCAGGTCGGCCTCAGCGCCGTAAACCGAAAGATGCCCCACCAGCTTTCGGGTGGCGAGCAGCAGCGGATTGTCATTGCCCGCGCCATGCTCAACGAACCCATGTTCCTGATTGCCGATGAGCCAACCGGAAACCTTGATCCCGTTGTTAGTGAGCAGATTATGCAGGTTTTTCAGACCATCGGCAACGCGGGCACGGCCATTTTGATGGCCACCCACAACTACGACTTTCTAAAAAAATACCCCGCCCGCATCTTGAAATGCGAAGAGGGGCAAGTGCGGGAACAAGGCTTGTAA
- a CDS encoding tetratricopeptide repeat protein: MRKIALKLEILKTIKEFRVKSAPFVSLSLLVIRSLLIQSCSSSEGKLDEGRALMKQGKFREAIPALNQAIEADAGNYQAFNTRGVAYFELKEFPNALLDYEQAMKLKPEFYQPYYNRGKLKVLQGNSDDALKDFARAIRMAPDTSDIYLDRGQLFASLGNLTSALVDFDKAIQLDAKSTFAYYNRGNIRFQQEEYEAALQDFTKAVELDPKFGKAFYALGITQIMSTKADAGCLSLKQAQRLGYADAAAAIQQYCQ; encoded by the coding sequence ATGAGAAAAATAGCGTTAAAACTAGAGATACTAAAGACAATCAAGGAGTTCCGGGTAAAATCTGCCCCTTTTGTTAGCCTTTCGCTGCTGGTAATAAGAAGTTTGCTGATTCAGTCTTGCTCATCTTCAGAAGGTAAATTAGACGAGGGACGTGCGTTAATGAAGCAGGGGAAATTTCGGGAAGCCATCCCCGCCCTGAATCAGGCCATCGAAGCCGATGCGGGCAATTACCAGGCTTTCAACACACGGGGCGTGGCTTATTTTGAATTGAAAGAGTTTCCGAATGCCCTGCTGGATTACGAACAGGCGATGAAGCTAAAGCCGGAGTTTTACCAGCCGTATTACAACCGGGGAAAGTTGAAAGTGCTCCAGGGAAATTCTGATGATGCCTTGAAAGATTTTGCCCGCGCCATCCGGATGGCACCCGACACGTCCGACATTTACCTGGACCGGGGGCAACTGTTTGCTTCGTTGGGGAACCTTACTTCTGCGCTGGTTGATTTTGATAAAGCCATTCAGCTGGATGCGAAAAGCACGTTTGCGTATTATAACCGGGGTAATATTCGATTCCAGCAGGAAGAATACGAAGCAGCCTTGCAGGATTTTACGAAGGCGGTTGAGTTGGATCCGAAGTTCGGAAAGGCATTTTACGCCCTGGGTATTACCCAGATAATGAGTACTAAAGCGGATGCAGGTTGTTTAAGCTTAAAACAGGCGCAACGTCTGGGTTATGCCGACGCAGCAGCGGCGATTCAACAATATTGTCAGTAG
- a CDS encoding aldose 1-epimerase, with protein sequence MPFEIHHHAFGLLTEYIIQNTETGEYFSVLPTHGALLRRLVLRHNGTPVSVLKAPESTQALMADETYASALMFPFPSRVRHGIYTFEGTAYTLPMNESARHHALHGFLYNRPFDVVGQVTTDTEASITLQYDYKGDYAGYPFPFDFRITYLLTANGQFSLSYDVRNTGTGNCPVGFGWHPYFTLGEEPIDNLSMNLPVSKQVILDDNLLPVREELFALTGNIPIGDQKIDAVFTVADSPELGVTTVLHSPQQALSLNVWQETGFNKFNYLVVYTPVSRHSIAIEALTCNVNAFNNEEGLQILSPNESKSGQIKVWLS encoded by the coding sequence ATGCCTTTCGAAATTCATCACCATGCCTTCGGTCTTCTGACTGAGTACATTATCCAAAATACCGAAACTGGCGAGTATTTCAGTGTCTTGCCTACCCACGGAGCCTTATTACGTCGCCTGGTTTTGCGCCATAATGGCACCCCCGTTTCAGTCCTGAAAGCCCCTGAGTCAACCCAGGCGCTGATGGCGGATGAAACGTATGCCAGCGCCTTGATGTTTCCGTTCCCGAGCCGCGTCCGCCACGGCATTTATACGTTTGAAGGAACTGCTTACACGCTTCCCATGAACGAGTCGGCGCGGCACCATGCCCTTCATGGCTTTCTGTACAACCGCCCTTTTGACGTAGTTGGCCAGGTTACTACCGACACGGAAGCTTCCATTACCTTACAATATGATTACAAAGGAGATTATGCGGGTTACCCTTTCCCGTTTGATTTTCGGATCACCTATTTACTAACCGCCAACGGTCAGTTTTCCTTAAGCTACGACGTGCGAAACACGGGTACTGGAAATTGCCCGGTTGGTTTTGGCTGGCACCCCTACTTTACGTTAGGAGAAGAGCCCATTGATAATTTATCCATGAATTTACCGGTAAGCAAACAGGTTATTCTGGATGATAACCTGTTGCCGGTGAGGGAAGAGTTATTTGCCCTGACGGGAAATATTCCAATTGGCGATCAGAAAATAGATGCCGTTTTTACCGTTGCCGACAGTCCAGAGTTGGGCGTAACAACTGTATTACACTCGCCCCAGCAGGCTTTAAGTCTGAATGTCTGGCAGGAAACGGGCTTCAATAAGTTTAATTACCTCGTTGTTTATACGCCCGTAAGCCGCCATAGCATAGCCATCGAAGCGCTGACCTGCAACGTCAACGCCTTTAACAATGAAGAAGGTCTTCAAATCCTGTCTCCTAATGAATCGAAGTCGGGACAGATTAAAGTCTGGTTGTCTTAA